From Salvia splendens isolate huo1 chromosome 16, SspV2, whole genome shotgun sequence, a single genomic window includes:
- the LOC121770475 gene encoding uncharacterized protein LOC121770475 — MPPRRQAGRPRRYAQVPEQVPRRDQAGGAGAQPPPPPPPPPAVPERRVEETFLKQNPPVFNGLGNPAAAETWVRAIERIFDFLRCTDRERLSCVKFQLVESADFWWEARRKVMTREQLEHLTWEEFKNELYGKYIPKSYRKAKEVEFYSLKQGKMTVTEYDRLFCDMSRYAPELVDTDEKMAEKFCTGLRSEIRMALASHGGLSYVESLGRALDIEAAMPKERPTTHVTTAPPPPQQRFPREKRKWEGDRVPTDAKKPQFAPKPQQNRWYQTAPTPAAERGAQAPLCARCSKRHDGECKAGTGGCFHCGQKGHFARNCPSKATGMGGQRPQLRALQVEPRRENAMLPAPRPQRQLRPRLPPQARAFALQQKQARAEEGKREQGNLAGMGTLLNVPIALLFDTGASHSFISTSCVDTLNLPTDVMEHSMRVSSPVGGLIDITRTCSNIKFSMGNLNLVAHNLHVMLMWSVDIILGMDWLAENYATIRCKERQIALQYPGTEPVMFHGISMRKRKSIISALQATTMMRKGCPAYLVFLNEEEKKDKKIEDVAIVREYPDVFPEKLPGLPPNRQLEFSIDLEQGSAPISKAPSRMAPRELEELKMQLQELLDLGFIRPSVSPWGAPLQGAGVFSKMDLRSGYHQLRVRQDDIPKTAFRTRYGHYEFTVCRMLKIILLVMKPTISKVVAYTVKTAMVSY; from the exons atgcctcccaGAAGACAAGCAGGCAGGCCGAGAAGGTACGCGCAAGTACCAGAGCAGGTACCTAGGAGAGACCAGGCTGGGGGAGCAGGAGCACAAccgccacctcctccaccaccgcctcctgCAGTGCCGGAGAGGCGAGTGGAAGAAACATTTCTCAAACAGAACCCACCTGTGTTCAATGGTCTGGGGAATCCTGCTGCAGCAGAGACCTGGGTGCGTGCGATCGAGCGCATCTTTGATTTTCTTCGGTGCACCGACAGAGAGCGACTCTCATGTGTGAAGTTTCAGCTGGTGGAGTCCGCCGACTTCTGGTGGGAAGCCAGGCGAAAAGTTATGACTCGTGAACAGTTGGAGCACCTGACCTGGGAGGAGTTTAAGAATGAGCTGTACGGCAAGTACATCCCCAAGAGCTACCGCAAGGCCAAAGAGGTGGAGTTTTACAGTTTGAAACAGGGAAAGATGACAGTGACCGAGTACGATAGGTTGTTCTGTGACATGTCACGCTATGCGCCTGAACTAGTAGACACGGACGAGAAAATGGCCGAAAAGTTTTGTACTGGCCTGAGATCGGAAATAAGAATGGCTCTGGCCAGTCATGGAGGTCTGTCTTATGTCGAGTCATTGGGCCGGGCCCTGgacattgaggcagctatgcccaaagagaggCCGACGACACATGTCACCACTGCTCCACCGCCGCCACAGCAGCGGTTCCCTCGAGAAAAGAGGAAATGGGAAGGAGACCGAGTCCCGACTGATGCTAAGAAACCACAGTTTGCCCCTAAGCCACAGCAGAACCGTTGGTACCAAACTGCCCCGACTCCAGCTGCGGAGCGCGGAGCCCAGGCACCTCTATGTGCGAGATGCTCGAAGAGACATGACGGCGAGTGTAAGGCCGGGACTGGTGGATGTTTCCACTGCGGGCAGAAGGGACATTTTGCCAGAAACTGCCCGAGCAAGGCGACTGGAATGGGAGGACAGCGTCCGCAACTGCGGGCACTCCAGGTTGAACCAAGGAGAGAGAATGCGATGCTCCCTGCACCACGTCCTCAGCGACAGCTACGCCCGAGACTTCCCCCACAGGCAAGAGCCTTCGCACTGCAGCAGAAGCAGGCCAGGGCCGAGGAAGGGAAACGGGAGCAAGgcaatttggcaggtatgggaactcTCCTCAACGTACCAATCGCCCTTTTGTTTGATACCGGTGCATCACACTCCTTTATATCAAcatcttgtgtggatactttgaacTTGCCTACGGATGTGATGGAACATAGTATGAGGGTGTCCTCACCCGTAGGAGGCCTGATAGATATCACACGAACGTGCTCAAACATAAAATTTTCCATGGGAAACCTGAACCTAGTAGCTCATAACTTACATGTGATGTTGATGTGGAGCGTCGACATTAtactaggaatggattggttagccGAGAACTACGCCACAAtccgttgtaaggagagacagatagCGCTACAATACCCTGGGACAGAACCCGTAATGTTTCATGGGATCTCCATGAGGAAACGAAAATCGATTATTTCTGCCCTACAAGCAACAACCATGATGAGGAAAGGATGTCCTGCATACCTCGTCTTTTTGaacgaagaagagaaaaaggacAAGAAAATTGAGGACGTGGCAATAGTACGAGAATATCCTGATGTATTCCCAGAAAAGCTACCAGGCTTGCCACCAAACAGGCAATTGGAGTTCAGCATCGATCTGGAACAAGGATCAGCTCCAATATCAAAGGCGCCTTCCAGAATGGCACCAagggagttagaggaactcaaaaTGCAATTACAGGAACTACTAGACCTGGGcttcattcgacccagtgtgtcgccgtggggCGCACCA CTGCAAGGAGCTGGAGTGTTctcgaagatggatttgagatcgGGTTATCACCAGTTGAGAGTTCGACAAGACGATATACCAAAGACTGCGTTCCGCACCagatatggccattatgaatttacg GTTTGTCGTATGCTTAAGATTATTCTGTTGGTTATGAAGCCCACAATCTCTAAAGTTGTAGCCTACACTGTTAAAACTGCTATGGTAAGCTATTGA